From the Streptomyces nigrescens genome, one window contains:
- a CDS encoding FAD-dependent monooxygenase, producing the protein MDAAIDGNAHVHVNTDIDTDVDVDVDVDVDVDVIVVGAGPTGLMLGAELALGGVRVQILERRTEAQRQSRALTLHPRSVELMDQRGLVERFLARGRAVPGWHFAGLDTRLDFSALDTRHGYTLFLAQARTEQLLAERAHALDVPIRRGYEVVGLRQDDGSDSGRGSGDGRGGRTDAGRVEVDVRGPGGDLRTVRARYVVGCDGGRSAVRRAAGIEFPGTDETLTGALGDFAVVDPAALDRARAHGVLIAPLEPEPEPEDERTDGGPAEGRPGGLTRIVLVDPRRMRTPAAEPLTLEEFRTSLADICGTDCGVAQPRWLSRFGNATRLAARYRAGRVLLAGDAAHIHFPAAGQGLNTGLQDAMNLGWKLAAEISGWAPPGLLDSYHAERHPIGQAVTENTEVQTLLMELTLLPLYQRPAAALRKLLTELLGIEEVNRRLAGRISALDTAYPPTAADADPLVGRRMPDVALTAADSTAGRAHELLPPGRFVLLDLAGDEDLRRTVTTGWGPRVTALTVTRHEHRTDLDGVREILIRPDGHIAWATRTPALPARRIERHRALTDWAGRPARR; encoded by the coding sequence ATGGATGCGGCTATCGACGGCAACGCCCACGTCCACGTCAACACCGACATCGACACCGACGTCGATGTCGATGTCGATGTCGATGTCGATGTCGATGTGATCGTGGTGGGTGCGGGACCGACCGGGCTGATGCTCGGCGCCGAGCTGGCGTTGGGCGGCGTACGGGTGCAGATCCTTGAGCGGCGGACCGAGGCGCAGCGGCAGTCGCGGGCGCTGACCCTGCACCCCCGCAGTGTCGAGCTGATGGACCAACGGGGCCTGGTGGAGCGCTTCCTGGCACGCGGGCGAGCCGTACCCGGGTGGCACTTCGCCGGACTGGACACCCGGCTGGACTTCAGCGCGCTGGACACCCGGCACGGCTACACGCTGTTCCTCGCCCAGGCCCGTACCGAGCAACTGCTCGCGGAGCGCGCCCACGCACTCGACGTGCCGATCCGGCGCGGATACGAGGTGGTCGGCCTGCGCCAGGACGACGGCAGTGACAGCGGCCGAGGTAGCGGCGACGGGCGGGGCGGACGCACGGACGCGGGCCGTGTCGAGGTGGACGTCCGCGGGCCCGGCGGTGACCTGAGGACCGTACGCGCTCGGTATGTGGTCGGGTGCGACGGCGGACGGAGCGCGGTGCGGCGGGCCGCCGGTATCGAGTTCCCCGGCACCGACGAGACCCTGACCGGCGCACTGGGGGATTTCGCGGTCGTCGATCCGGCGGCCCTCGACCGTGCGCGTGCCCATGGCGTACTGATCGCCCCGCTGGAGCCAGAGCCGGAGCCGGAGGACGAACGGACGGACGGCGGCCCGGCGGAGGGGCGGCCGGGAGGCCTCACCCGGATCGTCCTCGTCGATCCGCGGCGGATGCGCACACCGGCCGCCGAGCCGCTGACGCTGGAGGAGTTCCGGACCTCCCTGGCGGACATCTGCGGCACCGACTGCGGGGTGGCGCAGCCCCGTTGGCTGTCGCGCTTCGGCAATGCCACCCGGCTCGCCGCCCGTTACCGCGCCGGTCGTGTCCTACTGGCGGGCGATGCCGCGCACATCCACTTCCCGGCGGCCGGCCAGGGCCTCAACACCGGACTCCAGGACGCGATGAACCTGGGCTGGAAGCTCGCCGCCGAGATCAGCGGCTGGGCGCCGCCCGGGCTGCTCGACAGCTACCACGCCGAGCGCCATCCGATCGGACAGGCGGTCACGGAGAACACCGAGGTCCAGACGCTGCTGATGGAGCTGACCCTGCTCCCGCTGTATCAGCGCCCGGCCGCCGCGCTGCGCAAACTGCTGACGGAACTGCTGGGCATCGAGGAGGTCAACCGGCGTCTGGCCGGGCGGATTTCCGCGCTCGACACGGCCTATCCGCCCACCGCCGCCGACGCCGACCCCCTGGTGGGACGACGGATGCCCGATGTCGCCCTGACGGCGGCCGACTCAACGGCCGGCCGCGCCCATGAGCTCCTGCCGCCCGGCCGGTTCGTCCTGCTGGACCTCGCGGGCGATGAGGATCTGAGGCGAACCGTCACCACGGGCTGGGGGCCGCGGGTGACCGCCCTGACCGTCACCCGGCACGAGCACCGCACCGACCTCGACGGGGTACGCGAGATCCTCATCCGCCCCGACGGCCATATCGCCTGGGCCACCCGTACCCCGGCGCTGCCGGCCCGCCGCATCGAGCGACACCGCGCCCTGACCGACTGGGCCGGCCGCCCCGCACGGCGCTGA
- a CDS encoding TetR/AcrR family transcriptional regulator — translation MAERKARADALRNRETVLAAADQLFARSASPRGVSMDDIAAAAGVGKGTLFRRFGDRTGLIRAVFEARIEPLRHAVAEGPPPLGPSAAPRERVPALLDAVLCFKWDHRHLSLALEEAGSGSPYEGAHYAWWHGILREMLERWWGAEGGAGQGVAAGSAPPDGDFTAHVLLAATRADLVEHLAGQDGMTRERMRAQLAAFVGKLLGDGEGGA, via the coding sequence ATGGCCGAACGCAAGGCGCGTGCGGACGCGCTCCGCAACCGCGAGACCGTTCTGGCGGCCGCCGACCAGCTCTTCGCCCGCAGTGCGAGCCCCCGCGGTGTGTCGATGGACGACATCGCGGCGGCGGCCGGGGTCGGCAAGGGCACGCTCTTCCGCCGCTTCGGCGATCGCACGGGGCTGATCCGGGCGGTGTTCGAGGCGCGGATCGAGCCGCTGCGGCATGCCGTGGCGGAGGGCCCGCCTCCGCTCGGTCCGTCCGCCGCGCCGCGCGAACGGGTGCCGGCGCTGCTCGATGCCGTGCTGTGCTTCAAGTGGGACCACCGTCATCTGTCGCTCGCCCTGGAGGAGGCCGGTAGCGGCAGCCCGTATGAGGGGGCGCATTACGCGTGGTGGCACGGCATCCTGCGGGAGATGCTGGAGCGGTGGTGGGGTGCCGAGGGCGGCGCGGGGCAGGGGGTGGCGGCCGGTTCGGCCCCACCGGACGGTGACTTCACGGCGCATGTGCTGCTGGCCGCCACCCGGGCCGATCTGGTCGAGCATCTCGCCGGTCAGGACGGGATGACCCGGGAGCGGATGCGGGCCCAACTGGCCGCGTTCGTGGGCAAGTTGCTGGGTGATGGTGAGGGGGGTGCCTGA
- a CDS encoding nuclear transport factor 2 family protein: protein MTPTTPTTPTTPTPAELYRHGLQLLLDKNMDAWVALCDDHAVFEFPFAPDGYPKRLEGRAAIAAYLQDYPDHIDLQAFPHLEIHGTDSPDTIVVEMRATGRFVATGAPYEMSYTAVVTVVGGRITHYRDYWNPLAIPASMSEAKSPLTQAP from the coding sequence ATGACACCCACGACGCCCACGACGCCCACGACGCCTACACCGGCGGAGCTCTACCGCCACGGGCTGCAACTGCTCCTGGACAAGAACATGGACGCCTGGGTGGCCCTGTGCGACGACCACGCGGTCTTCGAGTTCCCCTTCGCCCCAGACGGCTATCCGAAGCGGCTGGAGGGCAGGGCGGCGATCGCCGCGTACCTGCAGGACTATCCCGACCACATCGATCTCCAGGCCTTCCCCCACCTGGAGATCCACGGCACCGACAGCCCGGACACCATCGTCGTCGAAATGCGCGCCACCGGCCGGTTCGTGGCCACCGGCGCCCCGTACGAGATGTCCTACACCGCCGTGGTCACGGTCGTAGGCGGCCGCATCACGCACTACCGCGACTACTGGAACCCACTGGCCATCCCGGCCTCCATGAGCGAGGCGAAGTCTCCGCTCACCCAAGCGCCCTGA
- a CDS encoding NAD(P)H-binding protein, which yields MTDHNTVSDHSTATQHSTATDRSTVPGHDTALPPGRDTVLVTGAAGTTGSRLVPRLLALGHPVRAAGRRAPELPGTRPVVFDWHDPATHDDALRGATRLYLVPPTAAPDPAAVMLPFLALARTAGVRRVVLLSSSALPAGGPGVGQVHAALPDLFDEWVVLRPSWFMQNFTGSHPHAEAVRAHGTLMTATGTGRVGFIDADDIAAVAAHTLTSTPLTGHDLVLTGPEALSYDDIAATLTTVTGRLVRHHPVTRAQLRDRLATDLPTEFATLLADLDHAIADGTEDHVTDTVERLTGRPPRSFRAYAEDWWRG from the coding sequence ATGACCGACCACAACACCGTGAGCGACCACAGCACAGCGACCCAGCACAGCACCGCGACCGACCGCAGCACGGTGCCCGGCCACGACACCGCTCTCCCGCCCGGCCGCGACACCGTCCTGGTCACCGGGGCCGCCGGCACCACCGGCAGCCGCCTCGTGCCCCGGCTCCTCGCTCTGGGACACCCCGTCCGGGCCGCCGGCCGCCGCGCCCCCGAGCTGCCCGGCACCCGGCCCGTCGTCTTCGACTGGCACGACCCCGCCACCCACGACGACGCCCTTCGCGGAGCAACCCGGCTCTACCTCGTCCCGCCCACCGCGGCCCCGGACCCGGCCGCCGTGATGCTGCCGTTCCTGGCACTGGCCCGTACGGCGGGAGTGCGCCGCGTCGTCCTCCTCAGCTCCTCCGCCCTCCCGGCCGGCGGCCCGGGAGTCGGGCAGGTGCACGCGGCGCTCCCGGACCTCTTCGACGAGTGGGTGGTCCTGCGGCCCTCCTGGTTCATGCAGAACTTCACCGGCAGCCATCCGCATGCGGAGGCCGTCCGCGCCCACGGCACCCTCATGACCGCGACCGGCACCGGCCGGGTCGGCTTCATCGACGCGGACGACATCGCCGCCGTCGCCGCACACACCCTCACCAGCACACCGCTCACCGGCCACGACCTGGTACTCACCGGCCCCGAGGCCCTGAGCTACGACGACATCGCCGCCACCCTCACCACGGTCACCGGCCGGCTCGTCCGCCACCACCCCGTCACCCGCGCACAGCTACGCGACCGCCTCGCCACCGACCTGCCCACGGAGTTCGCCACCCTGCTGGCCGACCTGGACCACGCCATCGCCGACGGCACCGAAGACCACGTCACCGACACCGTCGAACGCCTCACCGGCCGCCCGCCCCGCAGCTTTCGCGCGTACGCGGAGGACTGGTGGCGTGGCTGA
- a CDS encoding chitin-binding protein, which produces MRRKTAFLGALALTGGLVAFAPSGAHAVTGVITYHTRPENRPHEILDPGDDHCYGVGDGYGEVDNDTPTDLVLYTGRDCTGRVVTVVRARSWLNAKFGSLQLSANGPREPVTSADEDRRDDQDRRDDQARSDAPDRSDSPARSDDSDASGNPDSSGSSDPSDPSDSLDHSDHPESPLDPDNSADNSEGRERPASSASPVDPVNAGSPGRPGRPARSGGAG; this is translated from the coding sequence GTGCGACGCAAGACCGCTTTCCTTGGTGCGCTGGCTCTCACCGGGGGGCTCGTCGCGTTCGCTCCCTCCGGCGCACATGCCGTCACCGGCGTCATCACGTACCACACCCGGCCCGAGAACCGGCCGCACGAGATCCTCGACCCCGGCGACGACCACTGCTACGGAGTGGGGGACGGCTACGGCGAGGTGGACAACGACACCCCCACCGACCTCGTCCTGTACACCGGCCGCGACTGCACCGGCCGCGTGGTGACCGTCGTGCGCGCCCGCTCCTGGCTCAACGCCAAATTCGGCAGCCTCCAACTGAGCGCGAACGGCCCCCGGGAACCGGTCACGTCCGCCGACGAGGACCGTCGGGACGACCAGGATCGTCGCGATGACCAGGCCCGATCCGACGCTCCGGACCGTTCGGACAGCCCGGCCCGTTCCGATGACTCAGATGCCTCCGGCAACCCGGACTCGTCCGGTAGCTCCGACCCCTCCGACCCGTCCGACAGCTTGGATCACTCCGACCACCCGGAGAGCCCGCTGGACCCGGACAACTCGGCGGACAACTCGGAAGGCCGCGAGCGGCCCGCGAGTTCGGCAAGCCCTGTGGACCCGGTGAACGCGGGAAGTCCGGGACGGCCGGGACGCCCGGCGCGTTCGGGGGGTGCCGGCTGA
- a CDS encoding nuclease-related domain-containing DEAD/DEAH box helicase, with the protein MAAGSAPGGSAGASAARRAQQARRQERLLREQWQAARQRAERWEAASEGEQRVAAQLLMLTERGWRLLVDRRWPGTRAANVDMLLIGPGGVFVIDVKNWRAAPEASGGRLRAGGFSRDEHRRKLLAVTKAAESAVASLGMSPVAVRPLLAFAGHRVDAELGRIRLLGEREIGPALLSERTRLSAESVRALADHLERAFPEYEAPPAARTPDAAARTPAAGSDGLFDLDGLREAALDEARRAPIEQWMTFLDPDQLALVRRNWAGPARISGPAGTGKTVIALHRAAYLAQRTNGRILYVTFANNLPRVQATFLKTMAPAVADRVDFRSLHSWAQEYLRDRGVPVHLHKEKAETAFSFAWKHVGRNSCLTEIDPLHPYWREEIDYVIKGRGLTSFEEYAALPRRRRRAGLRRPHRQAVWSLYEAYEAQRTERAVHDFNDVLSLALAEAAGRTGHSAYTAVVVDEVQDLTLVGVRLLHALVGDTPNGLLLVGDGQQAVYPGGFRLSDAGIDIRGDRGQVLRANYRNSKEIVDTALSVVAEDAFEDLDGTRTPGRRDVDLTYHDGEVQRAVLTTPAAHDEALLTALRALTPQELAGSAVLCPSKRAIEHYQRLLTRAGLPVCALDRYDGHPVEAVKLGSYRRAKGLEFKRVYLPQHDAHLPNGTPELPDGPAPAETAHERAELARSQLYVAMTRARDVLWLGSVRAVRTVRAD; encoded by the coding sequence ATGGCGGCAGGGAGTGCACCGGGCGGGTCGGCAGGTGCTTCGGCGGCACGGCGGGCGCAGCAGGCCCGCCGTCAGGAGCGGCTGTTACGCGAACAATGGCAGGCCGCCCGACAGCGGGCCGAGCGCTGGGAGGCGGCGAGCGAGGGGGAACAGCGGGTCGCCGCCCAGCTGCTGATGCTGACCGAGCGGGGCTGGCGGCTGCTCGTGGACCGGCGCTGGCCGGGCACCCGCGCGGCCAATGTCGACATGCTGCTGATCGGCCCCGGCGGGGTCTTCGTCATCGACGTCAAGAACTGGCGGGCCGCACCCGAGGCCTCGGGCGGCCGGCTGCGGGCCGGGGGATTCTCCCGCGATGAGCACCGTCGCAAGCTGCTCGCGGTCACCAAGGCAGCCGAGAGCGCGGTGGCGTCCCTGGGAATGTCCCCGGTGGCGGTGCGTCCGCTGCTGGCCTTCGCGGGGCACCGGGTCGACGCGGAGCTGGGCCGGATACGGCTGCTGGGCGAGCGGGAGATCGGACCGGCGCTGCTGTCGGAGCGCACCCGGCTGTCCGCGGAGTCCGTCCGGGCCCTCGCCGACCATCTGGAGCGGGCCTTCCCCGAGTACGAGGCCCCGCCCGCCGCCCGCACGCCGGACGCCGCCGCCCGCACGCCGGCCGCCGGGTCCGACGGCCTCTTCGACCTCGACGGGCTGCGGGAAGCCGCCCTCGACGAGGCGCGCCGGGCCCCCATCGAGCAGTGGATGACCTTCCTCGACCCCGACCAGCTCGCGCTGGTACGGCGCAACTGGGCCGGCCCGGCCAGGATCAGCGGCCCGGCCGGCACCGGCAAGACGGTCATCGCCCTGCACCGCGCCGCCTACCTCGCCCAGCGCACCAACGGCCGCATCCTGTACGTCACCTTCGCCAACAACCTCCCCCGCGTCCAGGCCACCTTCCTGAAGACCATGGCCCCGGCGGTGGCCGACCGGGTCGACTTCCGCAGCCTGCACTCCTGGGCGCAGGAGTATCTGCGCGACCGGGGCGTCCCGGTCCATCTGCACAAGGAGAAGGCGGAGACGGCCTTCAGCTTCGCCTGGAAACACGTCGGCCGGAACAGCTGTCTGACCGAGATCGATCCGCTGCACCCGTACTGGCGGGAAGAGATCGACTACGTCATCAAGGGCCGCGGCCTCACCTCCTTCGAGGAGTACGCCGCCCTCCCGCGCCGTCGCCGCCGCGCCGGTCTGCGCCGCCCGCACCGGCAGGCCGTCTGGTCCCTGTACGAGGCGTACGAGGCACAGCGCACCGAGCGCGCCGTCCACGACTTCAACGATGTGCTCTCCCTCGCGCTCGCCGAGGCGGCCGGCCGTACCGGCCACAGCGCCTACACGGCGGTCGTCGTGGACGAGGTCCAGGACCTGACCCTCGTCGGGGTGCGCCTGCTGCATGCCCTGGTGGGCGACACCCCCAACGGCCTCCTCCTGGTCGGGGACGGCCAACAGGCCGTCTACCCGGGAGGGTTCCGCCTCTCGGACGCGGGCATCGACATCCGCGGCGACCGCGGCCAGGTGCTGCGCGCCAACTACCGCAACAGCAAGGAGATCGTGGACACCGCGCTCTCCGTGGTCGCCGAGGACGCCTTCGAGGACCTCGACGGCACACGCACCCCGGGCCGCCGGGACGTCGACCTGACCTACCACGACGGCGAGGTGCAGCGCGCCGTACTGACCACCCCCGCCGCGCACGACGAGGCCCTGCTGACCGCTCTGCGCGCCCTGACACCCCAGGAGCTGGCCGGCTCCGCCGTCCTCTGCCCCTCGAAGCGCGCCATCGAGCATTACCAGCGCCTCCTCACCCGGGCGGGCCTGCCCGTCTGCGCGCTCGACCGCTACGACGGACACCCGGTCGAGGCCGTCAAACTCGGCAGCTACCGCCGCGCCAAGGGCCTGGAATTCAAACGCGTCTATCTGCCGCAGCACGACGCCCACCTACCCAACGGGACCCCGGAGCTCCCGGACGGCCCGGCCCCCGCCGAAACCGCCCACGAGCGCGCGGAACTGGCGCGCAGTCAGCTCTACGTCGCCATGACCCGCGCCCGCGACGTCCTCTGGCTGGGCAGCGTCCGGGCGGTCCGGACGGTCCGGGCGGACTGA